From one Lycium ferocissimum isolate CSIRO_LF1 chromosome 7, AGI_CSIRO_Lferr_CH_V1, whole genome shotgun sequence genomic stretch:
- the LOC132065367 gene encoding probable inactive purple acid phosphatase 29 produces MENSSKSIKLFLILIILSSLLQLSKASNPLTKLRFDVKNGEFRILQVADMHYGDGKMTRCKDVLPDQMSTCSDLNTTDFIIRMIHKEKPHLIVFTGDNIFGFDAKDAVKSMNAAFAPAISSNIPWAAVLGNHDQQSTLSREGVMKHIVGMKNTLSQLNPPDIPDIDGFGNYNLEVHGIEGSKLANKSVLNLYFLDSGDYSTVPSIPGYGWIKPSQQFWFQRTSKKLKRTYSKKAPAPGLAYFHIPLPEYANFDSSNFTGIRQDGISSASINSGFFTTVVEAGDVKAVFAGHDHLNDFCGKLMDINLCYAGGFGYHAYGKAGWSRRARMVVASLEKIGNGGWGAVKSIKTWKRLDDEHLTPIDTQVLWSKSSAGARGKKPIGHQ; encoded by the exons ATGGAGAATTCTTCCAAGTCAATAAAACTATTCCTAATACTTATAATTCTCAGCTCATTATTACaactaagtaaagcatctaatccacTCACAAAGCTGAGATTTGACGTTAAAAATGGTGAGTTTAGGATATTGCAGGTTGCAGATATGCACTATGGAGATGGAAAAATGACACGGTGTAAGGATGTGTTACCTGACCAGATGTCCACGTGTTCGGATCTGAATACAACTGATTTTATTATACGTATGATTCACAAAGAGAAACCTCATCTCATTGTTTTTACCG GGGACAACATTTTTGGATTTGATGCCAAGGATGCTGTAAAATCCATGAATGCTGCTTTTGCTCCTGCAATATCTTCAAACATACCATGGGCTGCTGTATTGGGAAATCAtgaccaacaatctacactttcAAGGGAAGGCGTGATGAAACATATTGTGGGCATGAAAAATACTTTATCTCAGTTGAATCCTCCTGACATTCCTGATATTGATGGTTTTGGGAATTATAATTTGGAAGTCCATGGGATCGAGGGTTCCAAGCTGGCTAATAAGTCCGTTCTCAATCTGTATTTCCTTGACAGTGGAGATTACTCTACTGTTCCGTCCATCCCTGGTTATGGTTGGATTAAACCCTCTCAGCAGTTCTGGTTTCAACGCACCTCTAAGAAGCTTAAG AGAACTTATTCTAAGAAGGCTCCTGCTCCAGGCCTTGCTTACTTTCATATTCCGTTACCTGAATATGCAAATTTTGACTCATCAAACTTCACTGGGATTAGACAAGATGGCATAAGCTCTGCTTCGATAAATTCAGGCTTCTTCACCACTGTGGTGGAAGCTGGTGATGTAAAGGCCGTATTTGCGGGCCATGATCACTTAAATGATTTTTGTGGCAAGTTGATGGACATAAATCTTTGCTATGCTGGAGGCTTTGGATATCACGCTTATGGGAAGGCTGGATGGTCAAGGAGGGCAAGGATGGTAGTAGCTTCTTTGGAGAAAATAGGAAACGGAGGGTGGGGAGCTGTCAAATCTATTAAAACATGGAAGCGACTTGATGATGAACATCTTACTCCCATCGATACTCAGGTGCTCTGGAGCAAGAGCTCTGCCG GTGCTCGTGGAAAAAAGCCTATCGGCCACCAGTAA
- the LOC132065364 gene encoding disease resistance protein RPV1-like isoform X1 has product MSQFVHQAYLSFRSKEISKTFGDHLHTALLNAGIPSFRPDEELKEEEKKLQKAIQESRVLIVVISKDYASSQRCLDDLIHMLESKRAFGHFLLPVFYVVDPSDVRKQKGSFEEAFFRYEERYKTENDERRKKWMEKVEQWRAALREVADLGGMVLQNQADGYESRFIQEIVKVVAGKLRRTMLSVAPHPIGIDTRVKDIDLWLQEGSTSVDILAIHGMGGIGKTTIAKTAYNLNFDRFEGSGFLADVRKVLEKYDGLARLQRQLLSNILGKNVEKIYNVSEGAIKIQEVISCKRVLLVLDDIDNIDQLNAVLGMRQWFYPGSKIIITTRNGHLLTSTEACRCRMYKLKALDAKESFQLFCWHAFGEESPPLEYMDLTIDVVHHCKGIPLALKVLGSSLGDTSIEVWESALRKLKAIPDSKILEKLRISYECLPDDNVQNLFLDIVCFFAGKDKDYAVTILDGCGFFSVVGIQILVDRCLLAIDHNKLMVHQLLQDMGRGIIREESPWEPRKRSRIWKHKDAFDILLGKTGTERIQGLVLDIRMLKEVKYIRQNFNGNNINSQRQQSLAAVELFRNVFSGTSNGVQFEIDSFSRMQKLRILQLTETTFTGSYRWFPKSLKFLHWRGFFLKSIPKDFPLENLVALDMRRSRLQQAWEGTRMLKSLKIFNLSHSHFLRRTPDFSGLPNLEKLMLKDCIRLFHIDESIGELEALVLLNLRDCKNLTNLPRSFCKLKSLETLIISGCSGLALSTIDLGKLESLKTLHADEINYDHKKSWVALWQSWSSKLRKSPDCGNFSLYSLSSSLVSLSLAKCKLTDDALSLGVNNLFSLRHLNLSGNLISNLPQSITNLSMLQDLWLDACPSLQSLPNLPSRLIKLKATECTSLERVTNLLETHTLFLDVRGSEKLTEIPGLFKLEPISNFKEEMVNTLNHLNLDDIQNTDVELFNRLTNTKRIYSVQGLYEFGIFSTYFPGSEIPSWYRRKGEESLLTLKVDSHTNTKIIGLNICVVYSRSNHQKSRCWGENQLRNWYSFFIKLNNVSKDVKWIYAPTFIGIPGPNENLTFLCHWKLGKYLEAGDEINVSIIGWSYTFQMKDFGVNLEFDTLETDLSRASSGDSNELAINSNDPSAYVSGDCVMESYMPLYQLAWNHYCFSHPDYFLFNGHQRKQAAMRLILYQKLFEDFVQNAGKEDDSDIDIYHEKYAEEAALAELEDDVEWPW; this is encoded by the exons ATGTCTCAGTTTGTTCATCAAGCATATTTAAGTTTCAGAAGCAAGGAAATAAGCAAGACCTTTGGAGATCATCTTCATACAGCCTTGTTAAATGCTGGTATCCCCTCATTCAGGCCTGATGAAGAGCTtaaggaagaagagaaaaagctGCAGAAAGCAATTCAAGAATCCAGAGTTCTTATAGTTGTCATTTCAAAAGACTATGCTTCTTCTCAGAGATGTCTTGATGATCTCATCCATATGCTTGAAAGCAAGAGAGCTTTTGGGCATTTTCTTCTGCCTGTGTTTTATGTTGTGGATCCATCAGATGTGAGGAAGCAGAAAGGGAGCTTTGAAGAAGCTTTCTTTAggtatgaagagagatataaaACAGAGAATGATGAAAGGAGAAAGAAATGGATGGAGAAGGTGGAACAATGGAGGGCTGCTTTAAGAGAAGTTGCTGATTTGGGAGGAATGGTCTTACAGAATCAAGCTGATGG GTATGAGTCGAGGTTTATACAAGAAATTGTCAAGGTGGTTGCAGGAAAATTGAGGCGCACTATGTTAAGTGTTGCTCCCCACCCAATTGGAATAGATACTCGAGTCAAGGACATTGATTTGTGGTTACAAGAGGGATCAACTAGTGTAGATATTCTGGCAATACATGGTATGGGAGGAATTGGCAAAACCACAATAGCCAAAACAGCTTATAACCTGAATTTTGATAGATTTGAAGGCAGCGGCTTCCTTGCAGACGTGAGAAAAGTTTTAGAAAAGTACGATGGTTTAGCTCGTCTGCAAAGACAACTTCTTTCAAATATTCTTGGGAAAAATGTTGAAAAGATATACAATGTCAGTGAAGGGGCCATCAAGATTCAAGAAGTCATCAGCTGCAAAAGAGTCCTCCTTGTTCTTGATGACATAGACAACATAGATCAACTAAATGCTGTACTTGGTATGAGGCAATGGTTTTATCCAGGTAGCAAAATTATCATAACAACAAGAAATGGCCATTTATTAACTTCTACTGAAGCATGTAGATGTAGGATGTATAAGCTAAAGGCTTTGGATGCCAAAGAATCATTTCAATTGTTCTGTTGGCATGCATTTGGTGAAGAAAGCCCCCCTTTAGAGTATATGGATCTTACAATAGATGTTGTACATCATTGTAAAGGAATTCCGTTAGCTCTTAAAGTTTTGGGTTCCTCTCTTGGTGATACAAGTATAGAGGTTTGGGAAAGTGCATTAAGGAAATTGAAAGCTATTCCAGACAGTAAAATCCTTGAAAAACTAAGGATAAGTTATGAATGTCTACCAGATGATAATGTTCAGAACCTATTCCTTGATATTGTCTGTTTCTTTGCTGGTAAGGACAAAGATTATGCAGTAACCATACTTGATGGGTGTGGGTTCTTTTCAGTAGTTGGAATTCAGATTCTTGTTGACAGATGCCTATTAGCGATTGACCATAACAAACTGATGGTGCATCAATTACTTCAAGACATGGGAAGAGGAATTATTCGGGAAGAATCCCCTTGGGAGCCTAGGAAACGAAgcagaatttggaaacacaaaGATGCCTTTGACATATTGCTGGGGAAAACG GGTACTGAAAGAATCCAAGGTCTAGTTCTTGACATCCGGATgctgaaggaagtgaaatacaTCAgacaaaatttcaatggaaatAATATTAACTCACAAAGGCAACAGAGTTTAGCTGCTGTCGAGCTGTTCAGAAATGTTTTTTCAGGAACTTCAAATGGTGTACAGTTtgaaattgattcattttcaaGAATGCAGAAACTGAGAATTCTACAGCTTACAGAAACAACATTCACTGGTAGCTACAGATGGTTTCCTAAGAGTTTAAAATTCCTCCATTGGCGTGGATTTTTTTTGAAGTCCATTCCAAAGGATTTTCCTTTGGAAAACCTGGTTGCTCTTGATATGAGGAGGAGCAGATTGCAACAAGCCTGGGAGGGAACTAGG ATGCTTAAGTCATTAAAAATTTTCAATCTCAGTCATTCCCATTTCCTAAGAAGAACTCCTGATTTTTCTGGGCTTCCTAATCTGGAAAAACTCATGTTGAAGGATTGCATAAGATTGTTCCATATTGATGAATCGATTGGAGAACTCGAGGCACTTGTTCTCTTGAACCTAAGAGACTGCAAGAATCTGACGAATCTTCCAAGAAGCTTTTGTAAGCTCAAGTCCTTGGAAACACTCATCATTTCTGGCTGTTCTGGACTTGCTCTATCAACAATTGATCTAGGAAAGCTGGAATCATTGAAAACCCTCCATGCAGATGAAATTAACTACGATCACAAGAAATCATGGGTTGCACTCTGGCAATCTTGGTCatcaaaattaagaaaatccCCAGATTGTGGCAACTTTTCATTATATTCTTTATCAAGTTCCCTGGTTAGCTTAAGTCTGGCAAAATGCAAGCTAACAGATGATGCTTTGTCACTTGGTGTTAACAACCTTTTCTCATTACGACACCTGAATTTAAGTGGAAACCTGATTTCTAACCTTCCACAGAGTATCACAAATCTGAGTATGCTTCAGGACCTTTGGCTAGACGCATGCCCAAGCCTCCAATCGCTACCCAATCTTCCTTCAAGGCTCATCAAGCTGAAGGCTACAGAATGCACATCACTAGAAAGAGTTACAAATCTATTGGAGACTCATACACTATTCTTGGATGTTAGAGGCAGTGAGAAACTAACTGAGATTCCTGGACTGTTCAAGCTGGAGCCGATAAGTAATTTCAAAGAGGAAATGGTAAACACTTTGAACCATCTCAACCTggatgatatacaaaatacagATGTGGAACTATTTAACAGGCTTACCAACACAAAAAGGATATATTCAGTGCAG GGACTCTATGAGTTTGGCATCTTCAGCACTTATTTTCCTGGAAGTGAGATCCCAAGTTGGTACAGAAGGAAGGGTGAAGAAAGCTTATTGACTCTGAAAGTGGATTCTCATACTAATACAAAGATTATAGGACTTAATATATGCGTTGTATATTCACGTTCCAATCACCAGAAATCTCGATGCTGGGGTGAAAACCAACTCAGGAACTGGTATTCCTTCTTCATCAAACTGAATAATGTGTCCAAGGATGTCAAATGGATTTACGCCCCAACATTCATAGGCATTCCAGGACCTAATGAAAACTTGACATTTTTATGCCACTGGAAATTGGGGAAGTATCTAGAAGCTGGTGATGAGATTAATGTCTCAATAATAGGTTGGAGTTATACTTTTCAGATGAAAGATTTTGGAGTTAACCTTGAGTTTGACACACTAGAAACAGATCTATCCCGAGCATCAAGTGGTGATTCAAACGAGCTAGCAATTAACAGTAATGATCCTAGTGCTTATGTATCTGGAGACTGTGTCATGGAAAGTTATATGCCTCTGTATCAGCTAGCATGGAATCATTACTGCTTTTCTCACCCAGACTACTTTTTGTTTAATGGACACCAAAGGAAACAAGCAGCAATGAGGTTGATTTTGTACCAAAAATTATTCGAAGATTTTGTGCAGA atgcaggaaaagaagatGATAGTGATATTGATATCTACCATGAGAAATATGCTGAGGAGGCTGCCTTAGCGGAACTAGAAGATGACGTAGAATGGCCTTGGTAA
- the LOC132065366 gene encoding uncharacterized protein LOC132065366 has translation MGRKRSNNEDGERENEEEKPIKRVKENNEIRESMRPSMIKNKEKRSAVHAKLKQQKKVDKRKKVKAREAAEKKALELGEEPPPKMVPRTIENTRESDETVCLPDDEELFAGNDVDEFSAVLRKERTPKVLITTSRYNSTRGPAFISDLISVIPNAHYYKRGTYDLKKIVQYANEKEFTSVIVVHTNRREPDALLVIGLPDGPTAHFKLSKLMLRKDIKNHGKPTSHKPELVLTNFTTRLGHRVGRMIQSLFPQDPEFRGRRVVTFHNQRDFIFFRHHRYIFETKESKQKESKGKKSKDEKKPQERTIARLQECGPRFTLKLISLQHGTFDTKGGEYEWVHKPEMDTSRRRFFL, from the exons ATGGGTCGAAAAAGAAGCAATAATGAAGATGGAGAAAGGGAAAACGAGGAAGAGAAGCCCATTAAAAGGGTTAAAGAAAACAATGAAATAAGAGAAAGTATGCGTCCTTCAATGAttaagaataaggaaaaaagatCAGCTGTACATGCTAAGTTGAAACAACAAAAGAAGGTTGATAAGAGGAAGAAAGTTAAAGCTCGTGAAGCTGCTGAGAAAAAAGCACTTGAGCTAGGTGaagag CCTCCACCAAAGATGGTACCCAGAACGATTGAGAATACAAGGGAGTCAGATGAGACTGTCTGTTTACCTGATGATGAAGAG CTATTTGCTGGCAACGATGTTGATGAATTTAGTGCAGTTCTGAGGAAGGAGCGTACTCCGAAAGTATTGATTACAACATCCCGTTACAACTCTACA AGAGGACCAGCATTTATTTCCGATCTTATTTCTGTGATTCCTAATGCTCATTACTACAAACGAGGGACTTATGACCTAAAAAAG ATTGTCCAATATGCAAATGAGAAGGAATTTACTTCTGTTATTGTAGTCCACACCAATCGCCGTGAACCAG ATGCTCTTCTCGTCATTGGTTTACCTGATGGACCTACTGCTCATTTCAAGCTCTCAAAGCTCATGCTACGTAAGGATATCAAG AATCATGGAAAGCCAACTAGTCACAAGCCTGAGCTAGTTTTGACCAACTTCACGACACGTTTGGGGCATCGAGTTGGGAG GATGATACAGTCACTTTTTCCACAAGACCCCGAATTTCGTGGCCGTCGAGTTGTGACCTTTCACAACCAACGTGATTTCATATTCTTTCGCCATCATCG CTACATTTTTGAAACCAAAGAGAGCAAACAAAAAGAATCCAAAGGTAAAAAAAGCAAGGATGAGAAGAAACCACAAGAAAGGACAATTGCCCGTCTGCAG GAATGTGGTCCTCGATTTACTCTCAAATTAATCAGTCTTCAACATGGTACTTTTGATACAAAGGGTGGGGAATATGAATGGGTTCACAAG CCGGAGATGGATACAAGTCGACGGAGATTTTTCTTGTGA
- the LOC132065365 gene encoding probable inactive purple acid phosphatase 29 produces the protein MENSSKSIKLFLILIILSSLLQLSKASNPLTKLRFDVKNGEFRILQVADMHYGDGKTTPCEDVLPDQMSTCSDLNTTDFIIRMIHKEKPHLIVFTGDNIFGFDAKDAVKSMNAAFAPAISSNIPWTAILGNHDQESTLSREGVMKHIVGMKNTLSQLNPPDIPDIDGFGNYNLEVHGIEGSKLANKSVLNLYFLDSGDYSTVPSIPGYGWIKPSQQFWFQRTSKKLKRTYSKKAPAPGLAYFHIPLPEYANFDSSNFTGVRQEGIGSASINSGFFTTVVEAGDVKAVFAGHDHINDFCGKLMDINLCYAGGFGYHAYGKAGWSRRARMVVTSLEKTGKGGWGAVKSIKTWKRLDDEHLTTIDTQVLWSKSSTGARRKKPIGHQ, from the exons ATGGAGAATTCTTCCAAGTCAATAAAACTATTCCTAATACTCATTATTCTCAGCTCATTATTACaactaagtaaagcatctaatccacTCACAAAGCTGAGATTTGACGTTAAAAATGGTGAGTTTAGGATATTGCAGGTTGCAGATATGCACTATGGAGATGGAAAAACAACACCGTGTGAGGATGTGTTACCTGACCAGATGTCCACGTGTTCGGATCTGAATACAACTGATTTTATTATACGTATGATTCACAAAGAGAAACCTCATCTCATTGTTTTTACCG GGGACAACATTTTTGGATTTGATGCCAAGGATGCTGTAAAATCCATGAATGCTGCTTTTGCTCCTGCAATATCTTCAAACATACCATGGACTGCTATATTGGGGAATCATGACCAAGAATCTACACTTTCAAGGGAAGGCGTGATGAAACATATTGTGGGCATGAAAAATACTTTATCTCAGTTGAATCCTCCTGACATTCCTGATATTGATGGTTTTGGGAATTATAATCTGGAAGTCCATGGGATCGAGGGTTCCAAGCTGGCTAATAAGTCCGTTCTCAATCTGTATTTCCTTGACAGTGGAGATTACTCTACTGTTCCGTCCATACCTGGTTATGGTTGGATTAAACCCTCTCAACAGTTCTGGTTTCAACGCACCTCTAAGAAGCTTAAG AGAACTTATTCTAAGAAGGCTCCTGCTCCAGGCCTTGCTTACTTTCATATTCCGTTACCTGAATATGCAAACTTTGACTCATCAAACTTCACTGGGGTTAGACAAGAAGGCATAGGCTCTGCTTCGATAAATTCAGGCTTCTTCACCACTGTGGTGGAAGCTGGTGATGTAAAGGCCGTATTTGCGGGCCATGATCACATAAATGATTTTTGCGGCAAGTTGATGGACATAAATCTTTGCTATGCTGGAGGCTTTGGATATCACGCTTATGGGAAGGCTGGATGGTCAAGGAGGGCAAGGATGGTAGTAACATCTTTGGAGAAAACAGGAAAAGGAGGGTGGGGAGCTGTCAAATCTATTAAAACATGGAAGCGACTTGATGATGAACATCTTACTACCATCGATACTCAGGTGCTCTGGAGCAAGAGCTCTACCG GTGCTCGTAGAAAAAAGCCTATCGGCCACCAGTAA
- the LOC132065364 gene encoding disease resistance protein RPV1-like isoform X2 codes for MSQFVHQAYLSFRSKEISKTFGDHLHTALLNAGIPSFRPDEELKEEEKKLQKAIQESRVLIVVISKDYASSQRCLDDLIHMLESKRAFGHFLLPVFYVVDPSDVRKQKGSFEEAFFRYEERYKTENDERRKKWMEKVEQWRAALREVADLGGMVLQNQADGYESRFIQEIVKVVAGKLRRTMLSVAPHPIGIDTRVKDIDLWLQEGSTSVDILAIHGMGGIGKTTIAKTAYNLNFDRFEGSGFLADVRKVLEKYDGLARLQRQLLSNILGKNVEKIYNVSEGAIKIQEVISCKRVLLVLDDIDNIDQLNAVLGMRQWFYPGSKIIITTRNGHLLTSTEACRCRMYKLKALDAKESFQLFCWHAFGEESPPLEYMDLTIDVVHHCKGIPLALKVLGSSLGDTSIEVWESALRKLKAIPDSKILEKLRISYECLPDDNVQNLFLDIVCFFAGKDKDYAVTILDGCGFFSVVGIQILVDRCLLAIDHNKLMVHQLLQDMGRGIIREESPWEPRKRSRIWKHKDAFDILLGKTGTERIQGLVLDIRMLKEVKYIRQNFNGNNINSQRQQSLAAVELFRNVFSGTSNGVQFEIDSFSRMQKLRILQLTETTFTGSYRWFPKSLKFLHWRGFFLKSIPKDFPLENLVALDMRRSRLQQAWEGTRMLKSLKIFNLSHSHFLRRTPDFSGLPNLEKLMLKDCIRLFHIDESIGELEALVLLNLRDCKNLTNLPRSFCKLKSLETLIISGCSGLALSTIDLGKLESLKTLHADEINYDHKKSWVALWQSWSSKLRKSPDCGNFSLYSLSSSLVSLSLAKCKLTDDALSLGVNNLFSLRHLNLSGNLISNLPQSITNLSMLQDLWLDACPSLQSLPNLPSRLIKLKATECTSLERVTNLLETHTLFLDVRGSEKLTEIPGLFKLEPISNFKEEMVNTLNHLNLDDIQNTDVELFNRLTNTKRIYSVQGLYEFGIFSTYFPGSEIPSWYRRKGEESLLTLKVDSHTNTKIIGLNICVVYSRSNHQKSRCWGENQLRNWYSFFIKLNNVSKDVKWIYAPTFIGIPGPNENLTFLCHWKLGKYLEAGDEINVSIIGWSYTFQMKDFGVNLEFDTLETDLSRASSGDSNELAINSNDPSAYVSGDCVMESYMPLYQLAWNHYCFSHPDYFLFNGHQRKQAAMRLILYQKLFEDFVQRKEDDSDIDIYHEKYAEEAALAELEDDVEWPW; via the exons ATGTCTCAGTTTGTTCATCAAGCATATTTAAGTTTCAGAAGCAAGGAAATAAGCAAGACCTTTGGAGATCATCTTCATACAGCCTTGTTAAATGCTGGTATCCCCTCATTCAGGCCTGATGAAGAGCTtaaggaagaagagaaaaagctGCAGAAAGCAATTCAAGAATCCAGAGTTCTTATAGTTGTCATTTCAAAAGACTATGCTTCTTCTCAGAGATGTCTTGATGATCTCATCCATATGCTTGAAAGCAAGAGAGCTTTTGGGCATTTTCTTCTGCCTGTGTTTTATGTTGTGGATCCATCAGATGTGAGGAAGCAGAAAGGGAGCTTTGAAGAAGCTTTCTTTAggtatgaagagagatataaaACAGAGAATGATGAAAGGAGAAAGAAATGGATGGAGAAGGTGGAACAATGGAGGGCTGCTTTAAGAGAAGTTGCTGATTTGGGAGGAATGGTCTTACAGAATCAAGCTGATGG GTATGAGTCGAGGTTTATACAAGAAATTGTCAAGGTGGTTGCAGGAAAATTGAGGCGCACTATGTTAAGTGTTGCTCCCCACCCAATTGGAATAGATACTCGAGTCAAGGACATTGATTTGTGGTTACAAGAGGGATCAACTAGTGTAGATATTCTGGCAATACATGGTATGGGAGGAATTGGCAAAACCACAATAGCCAAAACAGCTTATAACCTGAATTTTGATAGATTTGAAGGCAGCGGCTTCCTTGCAGACGTGAGAAAAGTTTTAGAAAAGTACGATGGTTTAGCTCGTCTGCAAAGACAACTTCTTTCAAATATTCTTGGGAAAAATGTTGAAAAGATATACAATGTCAGTGAAGGGGCCATCAAGATTCAAGAAGTCATCAGCTGCAAAAGAGTCCTCCTTGTTCTTGATGACATAGACAACATAGATCAACTAAATGCTGTACTTGGTATGAGGCAATGGTTTTATCCAGGTAGCAAAATTATCATAACAACAAGAAATGGCCATTTATTAACTTCTACTGAAGCATGTAGATGTAGGATGTATAAGCTAAAGGCTTTGGATGCCAAAGAATCATTTCAATTGTTCTGTTGGCATGCATTTGGTGAAGAAAGCCCCCCTTTAGAGTATATGGATCTTACAATAGATGTTGTACATCATTGTAAAGGAATTCCGTTAGCTCTTAAAGTTTTGGGTTCCTCTCTTGGTGATACAAGTATAGAGGTTTGGGAAAGTGCATTAAGGAAATTGAAAGCTATTCCAGACAGTAAAATCCTTGAAAAACTAAGGATAAGTTATGAATGTCTACCAGATGATAATGTTCAGAACCTATTCCTTGATATTGTCTGTTTCTTTGCTGGTAAGGACAAAGATTATGCAGTAACCATACTTGATGGGTGTGGGTTCTTTTCAGTAGTTGGAATTCAGATTCTTGTTGACAGATGCCTATTAGCGATTGACCATAACAAACTGATGGTGCATCAATTACTTCAAGACATGGGAAGAGGAATTATTCGGGAAGAATCCCCTTGGGAGCCTAGGAAACGAAgcagaatttggaaacacaaaGATGCCTTTGACATATTGCTGGGGAAAACG GGTACTGAAAGAATCCAAGGTCTAGTTCTTGACATCCGGATgctgaaggaagtgaaatacaTCAgacaaaatttcaatggaaatAATATTAACTCACAAAGGCAACAGAGTTTAGCTGCTGTCGAGCTGTTCAGAAATGTTTTTTCAGGAACTTCAAATGGTGTACAGTTtgaaattgattcattttcaaGAATGCAGAAACTGAGAATTCTACAGCTTACAGAAACAACATTCACTGGTAGCTACAGATGGTTTCCTAAGAGTTTAAAATTCCTCCATTGGCGTGGATTTTTTTTGAAGTCCATTCCAAAGGATTTTCCTTTGGAAAACCTGGTTGCTCTTGATATGAGGAGGAGCAGATTGCAACAAGCCTGGGAGGGAACTAGG ATGCTTAAGTCATTAAAAATTTTCAATCTCAGTCATTCCCATTTCCTAAGAAGAACTCCTGATTTTTCTGGGCTTCCTAATCTGGAAAAACTCATGTTGAAGGATTGCATAAGATTGTTCCATATTGATGAATCGATTGGAGAACTCGAGGCACTTGTTCTCTTGAACCTAAGAGACTGCAAGAATCTGACGAATCTTCCAAGAAGCTTTTGTAAGCTCAAGTCCTTGGAAACACTCATCATTTCTGGCTGTTCTGGACTTGCTCTATCAACAATTGATCTAGGAAAGCTGGAATCATTGAAAACCCTCCATGCAGATGAAATTAACTACGATCACAAGAAATCATGGGTTGCACTCTGGCAATCTTGGTCatcaaaattaagaaaatccCCAGATTGTGGCAACTTTTCATTATATTCTTTATCAAGTTCCCTGGTTAGCTTAAGTCTGGCAAAATGCAAGCTAACAGATGATGCTTTGTCACTTGGTGTTAACAACCTTTTCTCATTACGACACCTGAATTTAAGTGGAAACCTGATTTCTAACCTTCCACAGAGTATCACAAATCTGAGTATGCTTCAGGACCTTTGGCTAGACGCATGCCCAAGCCTCCAATCGCTACCCAATCTTCCTTCAAGGCTCATCAAGCTGAAGGCTACAGAATGCACATCACTAGAAAGAGTTACAAATCTATTGGAGACTCATACACTATTCTTGGATGTTAGAGGCAGTGAGAAACTAACTGAGATTCCTGGACTGTTCAAGCTGGAGCCGATAAGTAATTTCAAAGAGGAAATGGTAAACACTTTGAACCATCTCAACCTggatgatatacaaaatacagATGTGGAACTATTTAACAGGCTTACCAACACAAAAAGGATATATTCAGTGCAG GGACTCTATGAGTTTGGCATCTTCAGCACTTATTTTCCTGGAAGTGAGATCCCAAGTTGGTACAGAAGGAAGGGTGAAGAAAGCTTATTGACTCTGAAAGTGGATTCTCATACTAATACAAAGATTATAGGACTTAATATATGCGTTGTATATTCACGTTCCAATCACCAGAAATCTCGATGCTGGGGTGAAAACCAACTCAGGAACTGGTATTCCTTCTTCATCAAACTGAATAATGTGTCCAAGGATGTCAAATGGATTTACGCCCCAACATTCATAGGCATTCCAGGACCTAATGAAAACTTGACATTTTTATGCCACTGGAAATTGGGGAAGTATCTAGAAGCTGGTGATGAGATTAATGTCTCAATAATAGGTTGGAGTTATACTTTTCAGATGAAAGATTTTGGAGTTAACCTTGAGTTTGACACACTAGAAACAGATCTATCCCGAGCATCAAGTGGTGATTCAAACGAGCTAGCAATTAACAGTAATGATCCTAGTGCTTATGTATCTGGAGACTGTGTCATGGAAAGTTATATGCCTCTGTATCAGCTAGCATGGAATCATTACTGCTTTTCTCACCCAGACTACTTTTTGTTTAATGGACACCAAAGGAAACAAGCAGCAATGAGGTTGATTTTGTACCAAAAATTATTCGAAGATTTTGTGCAGA gaaaagaagatGATAGTGATATTGATATCTACCATGAGAAATATGCTGAGGAGGCTGCCTTAGCGGAACTAGAAGATGACGTAGAATGGCCTTGGTAA